The Cytobacillus sp. NJ13 sequence AAGAGGCGTTGGGTACATTTGCAGCTTTAATGGCTGATCACATGTACCGTGAAGAATGCTATTACCTGTCAAAGCTTGCTGAGTCCACTCAGTCGGAAATGCCGAAATGTGATCCGGCAAAGCCGAGGCTTAAAGAATAAATTCAAAGCTGCCATGTTTGGCAGTTTTTTTGCATTAAGAACATGCGTCAGTGTTTTCTGGGTAAAAGAGTATAAAAAGGCTGATATCATGAAACTGATAAGATGGAGTTACATGCGGAGAAATCAGGTAAAGGGACTGTTTGACTGCTTTCCTGAAGCGGTCATCATTTTTAAAAGAATAAAGAATTATTACTTTATCCACAGTGCTGAATGGACAGGCAGTCCGCAGTTAATTGCTAAGCAGCAGATGGAGGAAATGGAGTATTTGCTTAATAAAGAAATGGGTTTTCTTCGCGGATATCTTCAAAGGAAATCTGCAGGTGATAAAGATAATGAAACTTGAAAAAATAGGAAAGAAGAATCAATTTTCTTAAAATAGAACACACGTTCGACTAAATGGACAAGGATATGATATAATAAAGAAGCAATGGGAGTTTCTCAAGGGTGGTCGGCTAGCCCCGTGTGAAAGGGGGTGATGCCTTTTGACAGTTTTCGAATCGATCATGATGATGATTTCCTTCTCTAGTCTGATCATTGCTGTCATGACTTTTAACCATAAAAAATAGACCTCCCTTGATCTGACAATTGAGGGAGAGGTCTATGTCTTTGACAGGCCGATCCCCTAAGGGAACGACTATTGCGAATGACCGTGGGTGCGGCAACACCTGCGGTCGTTTTTTATTTATTCATATTCTTAATTCAAGAATATCATATGCGGTTCAGAAAGTCACGGAAATAAGCATAATCGCATGATTACTTATAGTATATGCAGATTCCGGCTGAAAATCCATAATGATTCGGAGCTTAATGTACCCTACTATAATGGCAGTACTGTAAGGGAGGATTAGACATTACAAAACGCAATATTAAGACTAAATCAGGATAGCAAAGCACAAATAAAAGCATAAGCGATATGGAGTTCTAAAAAGAGCTTGACCAGCAAAACAAAAATGCTAAAGAGACATGATTAACTGATGTTGGAAATAAAGAATTGACCGAGATGGGGCAGACTAAAACTGTCCCATTTTTTATATGGAACAGGAGGATGGAGAGCCATCTATGTTTTGTGAATGGAAAGGACGATTCTTGTGCCAGCATTTATTTATGAGGATACAAAGATTTTTTATGAAACGATGGGAAAGGGTGTACCGATAATCTTTATACATCCGCCTGCCATGGGGAGAAAGGTATTTTATTATCAAGGCCTGCTGGCTGAGCATTTTCAGGTTGTTTTTTCTGATCTAAGCGGGAATGGAGATACTATTGGTCCCGAGAAAACAGTAACCATTAAAGGGTATGCAGAAGAGATTAAAGCTGTACTGGACCACCTGGAAATTGAAAAAGCCGTTATCCTTGGTTATTCATCTGGGAGCATAATTGCCCAGGAATTTGCACTCTCTTTTCCTGAGAGGACGCTTGGTGTCATACTATCTGGCGGATTTCCAGAGGTTTTATCAGAAACTTTCAAATATGAGCATATATTGGGAATGTATTTCGTGAAACATTTTCCGGGTTTCCTGCGCTATGTAATAGCAGCAAGTCACACAAATGATCAAAAAGTCAGAAACGATATTTTGGAACACATGAAAAAGGCAAATCATACTATGTGGTTTCAATTTTATGATAGATCGCTCCACTATTCATGCACTGATCGCCTAAGGAACTTAAGCGTCCCCCTTCTCCTTATTTATGGATCAAGAGATTTTGTTAATCAGCATATTAGGAGCTATAGAAGATATGTCAGCTTTCAGGCGGCAATGATCAAAGGTGTATCCCATCAGGCGCCAACCAAAAAGTGGCAGCTTTTCAACCAGGTTGTAACTGGTTTTGTACAGCAGCATTTTAAATAAAAAGATCCGTATCGTCATAGCACGATACGGATTTTTTTAGCCATCATTTCCGTCAGGTTTGATTGCCATTATGGCTGCAAGGGCAGCAAGAATGGTAATACCGCTTAATATATAAAAAAGGCCTTGATCAGAATGCTTCATGAGAATGGCAATGGCCGGAGGGCCGCCGGCAACGCCAATAAACCTCATTGAACTGTATAAAGAAGTAATGGTACCACGTTCTTCTTTTGCAATTCCTTCCGTAATTAGTGCATCCAATGAAGGCAATGCAACGCCTATGCCAATTCCGGCAAACAGGAACATGCTGATCATAAACCACATATTGTTTGAAAAGCTTAAGATTGCAGTCGCAGCTGCCACAAGCACTGAGCCTAAAAAAATGATCCACTTCATCAGTATTTTATTTTCTTTTATTTTTTTTCCTGTTAGATAGGACGAAAGGCACAGTGCGCCAAGCGGTAAAGCTAAGAGAAGCCCTTTTTTAACATCTTTAATATCATATATCTTTTCAAGGACATCAGATAAATAAAAAAGTATCCCGAAAAGCACAAACATAAGAATGGCACCAATTAAAAAAATAGCATAAAGCCATTTTCCGTTGTTTTTAAAGGTATCCTTAATATTGCTCCAAAATTTCTTTAGCGGAAGCGGCTCTTCTCTTTTATTTGGTGTTTTTACAAGAAAAAAAACCAGCAGGATTGAAATCGTACAAAAAACTGGAAACGAAAAAAACGGTAAAAACCATATAAATCCTGCCAAAAACGCTCCAAGTATAGGTGATAGAACTTTTCCAAAAGTATTGGAAGTTTCAATCAGGCCAAGGGAACTGCTGACATCATCATCATTTTTAAACATATCCCCGACTAAAGGCATAACAATTGGTGCCGCACCGGCTGCCCCAACACCCTGCAATGCCCTCCCGGCTAATATGATCCAATAAGCATCCGCCATTTTCCATGCTGCCCATCCAGAGATCAGCCCGCCAATTCCTGCAATGAAAAGACTTGGTATAATGACTTTTTTACGGCCGATATGATCCGATAAAAAGCCTGCGATTGGAATCAAAATAATGGCTACAATACTGTAAACGGTAATAATCATGCTGGATTGGAATGCAGAAATATTTAGTTTATTTTCCATCGCCGGCAGAACAGGAATCAGCATGGAATTCCCAAGTGTCATAACGAGAGGAATTGAAGAAAGTGAAAGAATGGCCCATTTTTGGTTATGAACATCATCACCTGACTTCTTTTTAGCTTTGGAATTTACAGATTGTAAATTTTCAACATGCTCCATATTTCTGACCTTCCTTTTCGTTAATCAAACTAGTCTTAATATGAGCTAATTGCAGGAAAACTAACTAGAAAAACCTCTGTCTTTTTATGGGAAAATTCAAATTCTGGAAAAATATGTTTCGATTTACTAAAAGGAAAGCGTTAAAATATAAAAAAACGAATCTGTTGGGGGGATAATGTGAAAGAAAAAGAAATTATTACTTTAAGCATAGGAAAACCGAAAAAGCACAGCTGGAAAAACCGTGAGGAAATATCGGGAATCGGCAAAGAAAAAATTGAAAGTGCATTCTTAACGAAGGATGGTTTCCTTGGGGATGGAGTGGCAAACACTGATTTTCATGGCGGCCCCGACCGGGCAGTTTGCCTATACCCGTTCGAACATTACGGGATGTGGGAAAAAGAATTTAAAAGGACTTTCTGTCCTCCGGCATTTGGTGAAAATATTTGTGCGCGGAATATGCTGGAAAAGGATGTTTTTATAGGGGATATCTTTTCGCTTGGTGAATCCGCTATCCAAATAACACAAGGGCGCATTCCTTGTTCAGCCATCTCAAAGTATAACGAAGAAGATCGGCTTTTGAACAGAATTGTTGAAACATGCTTTACAGGCTATTTTTTCAGAGTGCTGAAGGAAGGGAATGTAGCAGCAGGCAGCGTTCTTAAGCTCGAAGAAAGAAAGCAGGAAAAGGTATCGGTTCTGCAAGGAAATTTTATCATGTTCCATGACCGCAAAAACCGTAAAGCAATTGAAGAACTGCTGCAGATTGAGGCACTTGCAGATGTCTGGAGAGAAAAGCTGGAAAAAGCTCTATTATAAAAAAATTAAAAATAGCCTTGACATTTTTCATTTATCGGAATAGTATAATAAGCAATATATCGATCGGCAATGACAAAGAGTAGTAGCTGCGGTTGAAGCTAAAGAGAGCTGATGGTTGGTGCAAATCAGTGTGGAAACAGCAGTGAATGGACTTTCGAGCCTCCAAACCGAACCTTTTTAAGCAGTAGGCTTTGGCGAACGGTCTCATCGTTACAAGGGACAGATATTCAAACGTTTTTTCGTTTTGATATCTGTTAAGTGAGCTGATGTATCAGCTAATGAAGGTGGCACCACGGGTTTCTCGTCCTTTTTAGACGGGAGGCTCTTTTTTATTTTCAAATAACTTTATTACTTTAAATCGCTGAGCAAGAGAAGTAGATTGATGGAGTCCGTTCAAGAGAGCCGGGGACAGGTGAGAGCCCGGTACGGTAAGTCATTCGAATGGACTTGCGAGAGGCTTCCTGAAAGAAAGTAGGGAAGCACGGATTTCCACCGTTAAAAGGATAGGGTATCGATATGTTTCCGTACCCGAAAAAGGGAGCAGCATTTTGCTCTAAAAAGAGGTGGCACCACGTTCACAAGACACGTCCTCTATACACGCAGATTCTGTCTGTGTGTATAGGGGACTTTTTTTATTTGTAGTTGAGTATAAATTCTGAAGTTAGATAACTGTCTAGCACAAGCAGCCTGCCCCCCTCGAGGTGTCGGGGGTGATCAAGGCGCTCGCGCTTTCCTGAATCCGAAAGAACTGGAGGAGAAATATATTGAAAACGATATTGGAAGGTCCGTATATCATCGAAGAGCTTGAGGGGGACACATTAACACCTATTTTGATCTACCAGAGAATGAGCGGAAGAAAAAAATTTCTGTTTGAAAGCTCGCTAAAGCATGAAAAGTCGGGAAGGTATTCTTTTATTGGTGCGGACCCCGTAATGGAACTAAAAGGGGAAGGATCTCGGTCGGCTGTTTCTGCAGACGGAAAAATAGAAGTTTTTGATGAAAAGCCGCTTGATGTATTAAGAAGGCTGATGCCGGAGGAAAGGCCGCACCCCTTTGAACAGTTCCCATTTTGTGGAGGAGCTGTTGGATATGCAGGCTATGATGTCATCAGGCAATACGAAGAAATCGGGGTGATTCCTCATGATGAGCTGAATGTACCAGATGTCCACTTTATGTTTTTTGAGGAAGTGGCTGTTTTTGATCATCTGGAGCAAAAGGTATATCTGGTAGCCATGTCTATACTGGCAGCAACCGATGAATCTCAGCTTCGTGTAAGATTACAGAAAAGAAAGGCCGAAATACAAAAGGGGGCAGTGGCATCTGAATCGGAAGAAGCATCGCTGTCGGCTTTCAAAGCTTCCATATCCAAAGAAGACTTCGTTGAAAAAGTAAATCGAGCCAAGTCCTTTATTGAAGAGGGAGACATTTTTCAGGTGGTGCTTTCTCAGCGGTTAAAAGCAGAGTTGACTGGAGATCCTTTTGCATTTTACCGGAAGTTAAGAGTGCAAAATCCTTCCCCCTATATGTACTATCTTGATTTTGCAGAATATGCGGTTGCGGGGGCATCCCCTGAAAGTCTTATAAAAGCAACTGGAAACAAAGTAATTACTAACCCTATTGCAGGAACAAGGCCAAGAGGCAAGACAGAAGACGAGGACTTACTGCTTGAAAGGGACCTGATTGAAGATGAAAAGGAGCTTGCCGAACACAGGATGCTGCTCGATCTGGGCAGAAATGATCTCGGCCGTGTCTGCGAATTTGGATCGGTAACTATAGAAAAAAACATGGTAATTGAGAGATATAAGCATGTCATGCACCTTGTATCCGAAGTTGGCGGCAGGCTGAAAAATCCATACACAGCGATTGATGCCTTAATAGCTTGTCTGCCTGCTGGTACGGTTTCAGGTGCACCCAAAATTAGAGCAATGGAAATCATCAATGAACTTGAAACAGTGAAAAGAGGAATTTACTCAGGGGCAGTCGGCTATTTTTCCGGAAACGGCAATATGGATTTCGCCCTGGCAATCAGAACAATGGTGATAAAAGATGGATTCGCCTATATACAAGCTGGGGCAGGCATAGTGCATGATTCCATTCCAGAAAAAGAGTACGAAGAAACTCTTCATAAATTAAAAGCATTTTTGGAGGACAAAAAATGATTCTGCTGATTGATAATTATGATTCATTCACATTTAACCTTTATCAGTATTTAGGTGAACTGGGACAAGAAATTAAAGTTGTAAGGAATGATCAGATAACAATCGAAGAAATTGAAGAATTAAATCCTGAAGCCATTGTTCTTTCACCTGGACCGGGCCGGCCGGAACAAGCAGGAGTCATTGTTGAAGTTATTCAAGAATTTTACAGGAAGCTCCCTATCCTTGGCATTTGCCTTGGCCATCAGGCAATCGGCTATGCCTTTGGGGCAAAGATTGAAAAAGCCAAGAAAATTATGCATGGCAAGGTGTCTAATCTGAAACATAACGGATCACAGCTGTTTCAATATATGCCGCAGCCAATCCATATCATGCGTTATCATTCCTTAATTATTCAGTCAGGAACGTTGCCTGGCAGCTTTAAGGTTTTGGCCAGATCAATGGATGATAATGAAATAATGGCAATCAAGCATGAAGACTATCCTTTATACGGTTTGCAATTCCATCCGGAGTCTGTAGGAACAGGCCTTGGAAAGAAAATTTTGGAAAACTTTTTACAATCTATCGGGAGGGAAAAAAAAGGTGAAAACAATACTGCAGAGATTATCTGATCGGGAGTCATTAACAGAGGCAGAAATGAAGGAAGCGGTGGACAATTTATTTGCCAATGATGTGACGGACAGTGAGATTGCGGCATTTATGGTGAGTCTTAAAACGAAAGGGGAAACAGTTGAAGAAATTGCAGGGATCGTAAAAGCGATGAGGGATAAATCCCTTTCATTTAGCAAGAAAATTCCTAATGTTTTGGATAATTGCGGTACAGGAGGAGATGGTTCAAGCAGCTTTAATATCAGTTCCACCTCGGCATTTGTGATTGCAGGAGCCGGAATTCCTGTTGCCAAGCATGGCAATAGAAGTGTATCCAGCAAAACAGGCAGTGCCGATGTATTGGAGCATTTGGGGATAAATTTAAATCACCCTCCTGAGCGCACGGAGGAGATTTTGGAGGAAATCGGGATTGCCTTTCTTTTCGCCCCTCACGTTCATCCGAATATTAAAAGAATCATGAAAGTGCGCAAGGACCTGAGAATACCCACAACCTTCAATCTAATAGGGCCATTAACCAATCCGGTTGAACTTGATCATCAGCTTCTGGGGATCTATCGGAGAGATTATATTGAAATGTTTGCAGAGGTGTTAAAAACTTTAGGAAGAAAACGGGCAGTTGTTTTAAATGGTGCAGGGTTTATGGATGAAGCATCCTTGCAGGGGGAAAATCACCTGGCCATTCTTAATAACGGCAAGGTAACGAAAAAGGTTCTTCACCCAGAGGAAGTTGGCCTATCCGTCAGCAGCAATGATGCGATCAGAGGCGGAGATTCAAGGGAAAATGCTGAAATACTCCTGAGTGTCCTTAATGGGGAGAGGGGAGCAAGAAGGGATACAGTCCTTCTTAACGCCGGGATTGGCATCTTTACAGGAGGCAAGGCCGAAACAATTCAAGGCGGGATAAATTTAGCCAGAGAAAGCATTGATTCAGGTGCTGCATTAGCAAAACTGCATAGGTTAATTGAAGCAAGTAAAAGTGTCCATAAAGAGGTGATATAAGTGGGAACGATTCTAGATAAAATACTGGCTGAAAAAAGAAAAGAAGTCATCGTACTGCAGCAGGAAAAAGAATACCTTCAAGCTGGGGAAACCATAATTAAACGCTCATTTATTAACAAGCTTGCATCAGGCAGTGAACTGGCTGTGATTGCCGAATTCAAAAGAGCTTCACCTTCAAAAGGTGATATAAATACCGGACAAAATCCGAAAGATCAGGCATTATTTTATAAAAAGTATGGTGCCGATGCCATTTCCGTTTTAACAGACAACAGGTTTTTTAAAGGCAGCTTTGCTGATCTGTCAGCTGTTAGAGAGACAGTCGGCCTGCCTATCCTTTGCAAAGACTTCATTATAGACGAAGTGCAAGTTTTAAAGGCAAAAGCATCAGGGGCGAACCTTATTTTGCTCATTGCTGCTGCCATGGAAGCTGAACGGCTTAAAGAGCTTTTCGATTTTGCTGAAGGTGAAGGCCTTGAAGTATTAATGGAAGTTCATAATGAAGAAGAGCTGGAAATAGCTCTGAAAACCGGTGCACGGCTGATCGGAGTCAACAACCGGAATTTAAAAACTTTCGAAGTAGACCTTGGTGTAACAGAAAAACTTGCACCGCTAATAAAGAATGCAGGGAGATTCCTGATTAGTGAAAGCGGGATTAAGTCAGAAGAAGATGTACTGCGTGTAATTGCAGCAGGAGCAAACGCCATTCTTGTCGGAGAAGCATTTATGAAAGCTGATAACCTGGAAGGGCTTTTGAAGGCCATGAAGCTTCCTTTGCAGGGGGCTGTCAAACAATGAAGGTGAAGATTTGCGGAATTAGAGATATCAGCACGGCACTTTCTGCCATTGAAAGCGGTGCGGATGCCCTGGGATTTGTTTTTGCTGAAAGCAAAAGAAAAATTCATCCTGTGGCAGCAGGGGAGATAATTAGAGAGCTTCCCGGAGAAGTTTTGAAAGTCGGAGTGTTTGTAAATGAAACGAAAGAGACCATTGAGGAAATAGCAAGTGTTTCAGGGATCAATGTCATTCAGCTTCATGGAGATGAAACGCCGGAATTTTGCAGCTCATTTTCTTTTCCAGTTATAAAAGCTCTGAGCATTGGTTCACCAGATGATCTATCCCAACTGGATGAATATTCATGTGAATACATCCTTCTTGATAGTCCAAAAGGAAAGTATCGAGGGGGCAACGGGGTATCATTTGACTGGTCGATATTAAATGAAAAATCAACACAGGACAAAAAAATGATCCTCGCTGGAGGGCTCATTCCTGAAAATGTGGGGGAAGGAATTAAAGCAGCCAATCCTTATATGGTTGATGTAAGCAGCGGGGTTGAGACTGAAGGGAAGAAAGATCTGGAGAAAATAAAAAGATTCATAGATAACGCTACACTTGTGGAGAGGGAGGAAGTAAAATGAACGCAGCTTACACATTGCCAGATGAACGAGGTCATTTTGGGGAATTTGGAGGAAGGTATGTGCCGGAGACACTTATGCAGGCCATTCTTGAATTGGAAGAGGAGTATAAGAAAGCGCAAGCTGATGAAGGTTTTCAGAAAGAGCTGCAGGCTTTGCTGAAAGACTA is a genomic window containing:
- a CDS encoding alpha/beta hydrolase, producing the protein MPAFIYEDTKIFYETMGKGVPIIFIHPPAMGRKVFYYQGLLAEHFQVVFSDLSGNGDTIGPEKTVTIKGYAEEIKAVLDHLEIEKAVILGYSSGSIIAQEFALSFPERTLGVILSGGFPEVLSETFKYEHILGMYFVKHFPGFLRYVIAASHTNDQKVRNDILEHMKKANHTMWFQFYDRSLHYSCTDRLRNLSVPLLLIYGSRDFVNQHIRSYRRYVSFQAAMIKGVSHQAPTKKWQLFNQVVTGFVQQHFK
- a CDS encoding MFS transporter, which gives rise to MEHVENLQSVNSKAKKKSGDDVHNQKWAILSLSSIPLVMTLGNSMLIPVLPAMENKLNISAFQSSMIITVYSIVAIILIPIAGFLSDHIGRKKVIIPSLFIAGIGGLISGWAAWKMADAYWIILAGRALQGVGAAGAAPIVMPLVGDMFKNDDDVSSSLGLIETSNTFGKVLSPILGAFLAGFIWFLPFFSFPVFCTISILLVFFLVKTPNKREEPLPLKKFWSNIKDTFKNNGKWLYAIFLIGAILMFVLFGILFYLSDVLEKIYDIKDVKKGLLLALPLGALCLSSYLTGKKIKENKILMKWIIFLGSVLVAAATAILSFSNNMWFMISMFLFAGIGIGVALPSLDALITEGIAKEERGTITSLYSSMRFIGVAGGPPAIAILMKHSDQGLFYILSGITILAALAAIMAIKPDGNDG
- a CDS encoding MOSC domain-containing protein, whose product is MKEKEIITLSIGKPKKHSWKNREEISGIGKEKIESAFLTKDGFLGDGVANTDFHGGPDRAVCLYPFEHYGMWEKEFKRTFCPPAFGENICARNMLEKDVFIGDIFSLGESAIQITQGRIPCSAISKYNEEDRLLNRIVETCFTGYFFRVLKEGNVAAGSVLKLEERKQEKVSVLQGNFIMFHDRKNRKAIEELLQIEALADVWREKLEKALL
- the trpE gene encoding anthranilate synthase component I translates to MKTILEGPYIIEELEGDTLTPILIYQRMSGRKKFLFESSLKHEKSGRYSFIGADPVMELKGEGSRSAVSADGKIEVFDEKPLDVLRRLMPEERPHPFEQFPFCGGAVGYAGYDVIRQYEEIGVIPHDELNVPDVHFMFFEEVAVFDHLEQKVYLVAMSILAATDESQLRVRLQKRKAEIQKGAVASESEEASLSAFKASISKEDFVEKVNRAKSFIEEGDIFQVVLSQRLKAELTGDPFAFYRKLRVQNPSPYMYYLDFAEYAVAGASPESLIKATGNKVITNPIAGTRPRGKTEDEDLLLERDLIEDEKELAEHRMLLDLGRNDLGRVCEFGSVTIEKNMVIERYKHVMHLVSEVGGRLKNPYTAIDALIACLPAGTVSGAPKIRAMEIINELETVKRGIYSGAVGYFSGNGNMDFALAIRTMVIKDGFAYIQAGAGIVHDSIPEKEYEETLHKLKAFLEDKK
- a CDS encoding aminodeoxychorismate/anthranilate synthase component II, whose amino-acid sequence is MILLIDNYDSFTFNLYQYLGELGQEIKVVRNDQITIEEIEELNPEAIVLSPGPGRPEQAGVIVEVIQEFYRKLPILGICLGHQAIGYAFGAKIEKAKKIMHGKVSNLKHNGSQLFQYMPQPIHIMRYHSLIIQSGTLPGSFKVLARSMDDNEIMAIKHEDYPLYGLQFHPESVGTGLGKKILENFLQSIGREKKGENNTAEII
- the trpD gene encoding anthranilate phosphoribosyltransferase, producing MKTILQRLSDRESLTEAEMKEAVDNLFANDVTDSEIAAFMVSLKTKGETVEEIAGIVKAMRDKSLSFSKKIPNVLDNCGTGGDGSSSFNISSTSAFVIAGAGIPVAKHGNRSVSSKTGSADVLEHLGINLNHPPERTEEILEEIGIAFLFAPHVHPNIKRIMKVRKDLRIPTTFNLIGPLTNPVELDHQLLGIYRRDYIEMFAEVLKTLGRKRAVVLNGAGFMDEASLQGENHLAILNNGKVTKKVLHPEEVGLSVSSNDAIRGGDSRENAEILLSVLNGERGARRDTVLLNAGIGIFTGGKAETIQGGINLARESIDSGAALAKLHRLIEASKSVHKEVI
- the trpC gene encoding indole-3-glycerol phosphate synthase TrpC, whose protein sequence is MGTILDKILAEKRKEVIVLQQEKEYLQAGETIIKRSFINKLASGSELAVIAEFKRASPSKGDINTGQNPKDQALFYKKYGADAISVLTDNRFFKGSFADLSAVRETVGLPILCKDFIIDEVQVLKAKASGANLILLIAAAMEAERLKELFDFAEGEGLEVLMEVHNEEELEIALKTGARLIGVNNRNLKTFEVDLGVTEKLAPLIKNAGRFLISESGIKSEEDVLRVIAAGANAILVGEAFMKADNLEGLLKAMKLPLQGAVKQ
- a CDS encoding phosphoribosylanthranilate isomerase gives rise to the protein MKVKICGIRDISTALSAIESGADALGFVFAESKRKIHPVAAGEIIRELPGEVLKVGVFVNETKETIEEIASVSGINVIQLHGDETPEFCSSFSFPVIKALSIGSPDDLSQLDEYSCEYILLDSPKGKYRGGNGVSFDWSILNEKSTQDKKMILAGGLIPENVGEGIKAANPYMVDVSSGVETEGKKDLEKIKRFIDNATLVEREEVK